The region CCCGCCGGAACCCGCCGAGCAGGCGGCACGGCGGGCGCACGCGGCCGAGTTCACCTGGCGCAAGACGGCGCAGAAGACCGTCGAGGCCTACCGCCTCGCCGCGTCCGCCCGCCGCTGACCCGCCGGCGCACCCGACCGGTCCGCCGACGCGGGCGGGCGGCCCGGTGCCGCGCCGTGGGCTCTGAATCGGTGGAACACAATTCTGCCAAGCTGTCCTTGCCAGTCGAATTCAGCGTCAAGACTTGGAACAAATTTCCAAAGATCACCGTGATCGGGGGACGCGATGACTCCGAAACAGCGCCGACTCGCCCGCCGGCTGCGCCAGCTGCGCACCAACGCGGGTGTCGGCATTGACGACGCCGCGGCGCACCTCGGCTGCAAGCACCCGAAGATCACCAAGATCGAGCTGTGCCAACTCGGCGCGAAACCCGACGAGGTGCGCCGGCTGTGCGAGCTGTACGGCGCGGGCCGGGCGACCGTCGAGAGCATGGTGACCCTGGCCCGCACCGCCAAGACCCGCGGCTGGTACCAGAGCTACGACGACGCGGCCAACCCCGGCAACATCGAGTTCGTCGACCTGGAGTCCGACGCGGTCAGCGTCTCGGCGTTCCAGATCGACCTGGTCCCGGGCCTGCTCCAGACCCCGGACTACTCGCGCGCGGTGATCCGCGCCGCCCACCCCGACCTCGCCGAGGACGTGCTGGCGCAGCGGGTCGAGCTGCGCGCCAAGCGCCAGGACCGCGTGCTGGACGGGAGCCTCGCGGTGTGGGCGGTCATCACCGAGGCGGCCCTGCTGCGCGCGACGGGCGGTCGGGAGGTGCACCTGGCCCAGCTCGCCCGGCTCACCGAACTGGTGGCCCGGCCCAACGTCCAGTTCCAGATCATCCCGAACCGCGCGGGCGAGCACATGGCAATGGGCGTGCCGTTCTCCTGCTTCCGATTCGACGACGGATATGGAACGGCGGTGGTCGACCACTTGAGTGGAACGTTGTTCTTGGAGGAAGAACAGGACGTCGACCGGTATAGGCTCGCCTTTCACCATCTGTGTGGTGTCGCGTCGAGCCAACCGGATTCACTGGCTCTGCTTCGCCGCTACCTCGAAGAGGAGCACAGCGAATGGGAATGCCGGAGCTGACCTCGAGAACCTGGCGGAAGTCGAGCTTCAGCGGCGGCAACTCCGACTGCGTGGAGGTGTCGCTCGCCCCGACCGGTGTCGGCGTCCGCGACAGCAAGAACCCGCAGGCCGGCCGGCTTACCGTGCCCCGTGCCACCTGGCGGATCTTCCTCGCCGCCCTCCGCTGACCCACCGGTCTCCACGGCCCCCGGCGCACTGCGGAGGGGCCGCCAATTGAGACGGCCAATGCTGCGCAGAGTAGAGCGCCGGCGACCGTGCGACAGCCGACGTGGGCGTAGCGGCGGAAGGCGCTAGGAAGTCCGCACCGGGCGCTCCCCCGCTCCGCTGGTGAGCACGCTCCACGAGATCTGCCGCGAACCGGTCACGGCACAGACACGGCGCAGAAAGCGCTGGCGCTCACCATCGGAGCGCTGCGCGGAGACATCAGGAAGTCGCCCGTGGTCGGACATGACGGAAAGGCTCCCGCATTCATTGTCCGCAAAACAGTGTGCGAGGCCGGCTCCACTCCAACGGCGCAACCCCCGCCTCGGGTGGTCACTCAGCGCGTTCACTGCGATGATGCCGCCCATGAGCTTCACCGCTGTGTGGCCGATCAACGACCCGGAAGACGCCGAGGCCGCCGACGAGTCGACCGTCGACAGCCCGCAGGACGTGGACGCGCTCCTGCGCCGCCTCGCCGAGCCCGGTGCCGGGCCCGCGGTGATCGAGCACCAGGACCGCCCGCTGCTCGACGACACCGAGGGCCTGCTGGGCGCTCCCGGCCAGACCAAGATCCCGGACCACGACGTGGCCGCCGCGATCCACGCCGGCTTCGGCTACCTCACCTACGCCGACCCGGACCACGACTACTCGACCCTCGTCGGCGACCCGGGCTCCCCGGAGTACCGCTCCGAGTACGTCGACTACCCGGCCGGCACCGGCGTGCCCGTCGAGGCGCTCGGCGCGGCGCTGAAGGACTTCCTCGCCACCGCCGCGCGCCCGACGTGCGTCGAGTGGCAGAACGCCTGAGAGGCCCCGGACCGCCGACGAGGGCCGGTCGGACGACCGGCCCTCATCAGGACGCCCCCGTGACCGGGGACCGCGAACCGGAGGGTCAGGGGACGGCGTGCGTCGCGAACGCCTCCCGCAGCGCTTCCCGCCACGGCCGCAGCGGGGTCAGCCCGGCCTCGGCCCACGCCCGACCGGACAGCACCGAGTACGCGGGCCTGGGCGCCGGGCGCGGGAAGTCGTCGGTGCCGCAGCCCCGCACCCGCTCCGGGTCGGCCCCGAGCTCCTCGAACACGGCCTGCGCGAAGCCGCGCCACGTGGTCTCGCCGCTGCCCGTGGCGTGCAGCACCCGCGACTCGGGCCCGGTCCGCACCACCCGACCGGCCAGTTCGACCAGCCCCGCCGCCAGGTCCAGCGACCACGTCGGCGACCCGTGCTGGTCGTCCACAACGGACAGCGTCTCGCGCTCGCCCGCCAAACGGGCGATCGTGCGCACGAAGTTCGGCCCACCCGCGCCGTACATCCACGAGGTCCGCACGACCCAGGACCGTTCCCACGTCCGGAGGATCCGCTGTTCCCCCGCGAGCTTCGTACGCCCGTAGGCGGATTGCGGTCCCGTCTCGTCCTCGGGCTCGTACGGCCGCGTGCCGTCGCCCGGGAAGACGTAGTCCGTGGACACGTGCAGTAGCGGCACGTTGTGGTCGCGGCAGGCCGACGCCAGCAGGCCGGCACCGACCGCGTTCACCGCGAACGCGCGTTCCTCGTCGGTCTCCGCCGCGTCGACGGCGGTGTACGCGGCGGCGTTGACCACCACGGGCTTGAGGTCGTTGTCCCGCGCCGACGCGGCGAACGACGCCACCGCGTCGGTCACCGCCGACTCGTCGGTGACGTCCAGCTCCGCCGACGACGGGGCGTGCACCAGGCCGTCGGTCGGGACCGAGGCCACCAGGTCGTGCCCGAGCTGGCCGCGGCCGCCCGGTACCAGGAGTGCGAGCATCAGCCGGCCAGCGCCGCGCGCTGCTTGAGCGGCTCCCACCACGACCGGTTGTCCCGGTACCACTCGACCGTGGCGGCCAGGCCGGTGGTGAAGTCGACCTTCGGGGCGTAGCCGAGCTCGGTGGCGATCTTGGTGATGTCGACCGAGTAGCGGCGGTCGTGGCCCAGGCGGTCGGTGACCGGCTCGACCGCGGACCAGTCCCGGCCGGTCGCGGCCAGCAGGCGCTCGGTCAGCTCGCGGTTGGTCAGCTCGGTGCCGCCGCCGATGTTGTAGACCTCGCCGCTCCGGCCGCCTTCCAGCACGAGCTGGATGCCGCCGCAGTGGTCGTCCACGTGCAGCCAGTCGCGGACGTTGAGGCCGTCGCCGTAGAGCGGGACCTTGCCGCCGTCCATGAGGTTGCTCACGAACAGGGGGATGACCTTCTCCGGGAACTGGTACGGACCGTAGTTGTTCGAGCACCGGGTGACGCACACCGGCAGCCCGTGGGTCCGGTGGAACGCCCGCGCCAGCAGGTCGGACGACGCCTTGGAGGCCGAGTAGGGCGAGTTCGGCTCCAGGGCGTGCTCCTCGGTCCAGGAGCCCTCCTCGATCGTGCCGTAGACCTCGTCCGTGGAGACGTGCACGAACTTCGCGACCTCCGCCTCCAGGGCCGCTTGGAGCAGCGTCTGGGTGCCCAGCACGTTCGTGAGCACGAAATCGGCGGACCCGGAGATCGACCGGTCCACATGCGACTCGGCCGCGAAGTGCACGACGACGTCCGTCCGGGCCATCAGGT is a window of Saccharothrix espanaensis DSM 44229 DNA encoding:
- a CDS encoding DUF397 domain-containing protein; its protein translation is MGMPELTSRTWRKSSFSGGNSDCVEVSLAPTGVGVRDSKNPQAGRLTVPRATWRIFLAALR
- a CDS encoding Imm1 family immunity protein; this translates as MSFTAVWPINDPEDAEAADESTVDSPQDVDALLRRLAEPGAGPAVIEHQDRPLLDDTEGLLGAPGQTKIPDHDVAAAIHAGFGYLTYADPDHDYSTLVGDPGSPEYRSEYVDYPAGTGVPVEALGAALKDFLATAARPTCVEWQNA
- the rfbD gene encoding dTDP-4-dehydrorhamnose reductase, whose amino-acid sequence is MLALLVPGGRGQLGHDLVASVPTDGLVHAPSSAELDVTDESAVTDAVASFAASARDNDLKPVVVNAAAYTAVDAAETDEERAFAVNAVGAGLLASACRDHNVPLLHVSTDYVFPGDGTRPYEPEDETGPQSAYGRTKLAGEQRILRTWERSWVVRTSWMYGAGGPNFVRTIARLAGERETLSVVDDQHGSPTWSLDLAAGLVELAGRVVRTGPESRVLHATGSGETTWRGFAQAVFEELGADPERVRGCGTDDFPRPAPRPAYSVLSGRAWAEAGLTPLRPWREALREAFATHAVP
- the rfbB gene encoding dTDP-glucose 4,6-dehydratase, with translation MRVLVTGGAGFIGSHYVREMVRGAYPVYADAEVVVLDKLTYAGNEANLAPVADDPRLTFVRGDICDRELVTDLMARTDVVVHFAAESHVDRSISGSADFVLTNVLGTQTLLQAALEAEVAKFVHVSTDEVYGTIEEGSWTEEHALEPNSPYSASKASSDLLARAFHRTHGLPVCVTRCSNNYGPYQFPEKVIPLFVSNLMDGGKVPLYGDGLNVRDWLHVDDHCGGIQLVLEGGRSGEVYNIGGGTELTNRELTERLLAATGRDWSAVEPVTDRLGHDRRYSVDITKIATELGYAPKVDFTTGLAATVEWYRDNRSWWEPLKQRAALAG
- a CDS encoding DUF5753 domain-containing protein, with product MTPKQRRLARRLRQLRTNAGVGIDDAAAHLGCKHPKITKIELCQLGAKPDEVRRLCELYGAGRATVESMVTLARTAKTRGWYQSYDDAANPGNIEFVDLESDAVSVSAFQIDLVPGLLQTPDYSRAVIRAAHPDLAEDVLAQRVELRAKRQDRVLDGSLAVWAVITEAALLRATGGREVHLAQLARLTELVARPNVQFQIIPNRAGEHMAMGVPFSCFRFDDGYGTAVVDHLSGTLFLEEEQDVDRYRLAFHHLCGVASSQPDSLALLRRYLEEEHSEWECRS